ttttttataattagttagctatttataataattaatttttattactcCATTCATTATTAACCCATCATATTTTATAAAACTTCTTTCTagtattcttttttaatattctttaataacatatcatatttttatcatattttttcactttttatataatatattatttattaaaatatattttcttatattatctaactaaaattaaaattattcatatttaatctaattaatatgattaagtattagattataattaatataacgaTCACTTAAATATACTAATTGGTcacttttaattataaattactcaattttcaaatctttatagttaaaattatatttaattcttaattaattaatttttattaatatattgaatgatatttattgtttaattaattaatttattaacattaTATACAATTGTcatgcttaatttcataaattaaatacaaacataacttttgttcataaaattctGATAGCATTTCACATATACAACCAAACACACAATTATCTTTTATTCCCAGACATCCTATTTTCGAACATCTTATTCCTAGGCATCTATGAAACCTTAAACCAAACGGCCCCTAAAAGTGAAGATTGTCCCTTCAGACCAACATGAATTCTTTCAACATGTTTTATCCACACTCACatgtttttctagaaaaattttGTGGCCACCTAAATTAAGATTGCTTCCAATCAAGTATGTCTGACTTTGGACTTCCTATGATTGAGCTATCCAAAAGAATGGTGCACATTTTTTCTTACCATTAGTAACTATCAATACTTCTAAGTCTTTTCACATCCATACTAGCATAGCCTCAAGATCCCCTCTCTCGTTCATAGATAATTTGGTTTAacaaattactttttaaaaaaaaaaaaaaaaaaaaaatccctttgACCAAAAGTTCAAGTATAGGACTTGATCAACTACATAAAATGCCCCTATTAAGCTTTGGACGTCagaaaaaatgagagagaatgTAACCAACTTggtacaaattttgatttacCACTAGCCAAGACAGGTACACAGCTCTTTTCATAATAATCAAATAATCATATAGTAAATCCTCAGCTCAGCTTCTTTCTTAGTATGGCTTAAAAGAAACTACTCAGTATGCATTTTTGCTAGTCAAAATTCCTATATgaatatgcaaaatataactaCATAAAGGGCCATGAGGGTTAACGTATCCAAAGAAGAATGAACATTTGTGGAGTAATCTTACAGAGATTTTCAGCCTCGAACCAATTTATTCTCGGCTTCGGACAGGTATAAATATAATGCCCGAGCAGCTCTAGATTGCAAATGTCGATGCCTTGGCGTAAAAATTGTGTTTGGACTTCCATCTTATGGAACAGAACAGGGAGCATGAATGAAAATTAGTCTAGCTAAAGAAGACTGATATTAGGAATATAACCTTCCCTCCTCAAGTCATCAATCAACAAGTCTAGGATTTGACGGATTTCAATCCACTCTTGGTGCAAAACATCACCAGCATGAAACTCATGAAGTTGTGAATTGATATCAATCCAGCTGCAACCAGGAGTCTTAGAAACACCCTTTTGCTTCATCAACATTCTCATCCTGGCTGAGTCATCCCATCTTCTCAAATTTGCATACAATCTCGACGAGATTACGTAATTTCCAGAATTTGAAGGTTCCAACTCGAGGAGTAGCTTCATTACACGCTCACTAATGTCGATGTTCTTGCGTTTTTGACAAGCACCAAGTAGTGCTCCGAGAATGACTTCATCTGGTTTTTCGGGCATCTTTTTGACGAAGTCCCAAGCTTCTTCCAGATGTCCTGCTCGTGACAAAAGGTCGACCATACAAGAGTAATGTTCAATTTTCGGCACCAATCCAAATGACGAGCTCATCATATGAAACAACCGACGTCCTTCGTCAACTAATCCTGCGTGCACACAAGCAGAAAGTACTCCTACAAATGTGATGTCATTGGGGGAAGCAGCTCCACCCTCATTAATCATGGATTTGAACAATGCCAAGGCTTCCTGAGCTTGGCCATGGAAAGCAAGAGCAGATATCATAGCATtccaagagacttcatttttcctAGGCATGCCATAAAAAACTCTAAAGGCATTATCCAAGCTTCCACATTTCGCGTACATGTCAACTAATGCAGTAGCAACATAAATATCATCTCGCAAGCCTCTTTCTGAGGCATAAATCTCTACTTGTTTCCCCAAGTCAAGGGCTCCAATTGAGGCACAGGCAGAAAGTATTCCTATCAATGTGATTTGATCTGGAGCTGTACTGCTCATTCTCATGTCTTGAAACAATTTAATAGCTTCATCTGACATCCCATTCTGCGCATATCTGCAATTGATTGATTGGAGAACAAGAAAAAAGTAAGATTTCATAAAATTTGGAACAGAGACAATATTATCTAGACTAAATACATGCTTTAGTCATTAATGTTTGAGCATTTTTTCGATTTAGTCCCATTGTTTAAATAGGTTCAATTTAGTCCCTTGCGTTTAAATTTCCActaaaggaaattaaatgtaGCTAATGGTAGACTTAATAACATGATACTTAATGAGTTAGCATAGATTTAGAGGAAGAATTAGGCCACCTAAGAACAAAAATCTTTTAATTTCTTCTACGAATTTTTAAGTTGTCAAAATTTTCTACTTTTCTTCTCTCTAGTGGCTTAATTCCTCCTCCAAGTTCTTGTGCAAATTCACTTTGCCACATAAACTAATCATAAGCCGTATATAACATCCACTAACAATATGCTGTTaatgaaaattgtttaaatataagggactaaattgaaacttttTAAACTACAGTGAAGATAACATATCTTTAACCCATCATCTATCAACAATATTGCAATGTATTGATTCAAAGAGAAGGTGATTTACTTGCCCTGTAATCATGGCATTCCAAGTAACtttatctttcttcttcataGAGTCAAAAATCCTCCTTGCTGATACTAAATCACCACACTTCCCATACATATGAATCAATGCAGAGCCCATAAAAGAATTCAACACCATCTTATTCTCAACGACAAACTCCTCCACCCAAGTACCAAGTTTCAAATCCCCCAGCTCTCCACACGCCCCCAAGACACTAACTAAAGCCATCTCATTGGGCTGAAACCCAGCTTCCATCATCTCTCTAAACAAACCCACAGCCTCACCAGCATGCCTCATCTTCGAATAACCCGAAATCATAGAGCTCCACGAAACCAAATCCTTCTCAGGAATTTCATCAAACACCTTCCGGGCATCACCCACTTGCCCACATCGCGCATACATCGTAATCAAAGAATGACTCACATGACCATCCTCGTCCAACCCACGTTTAATCACAGAACAATGACCCACCCGCCCATTTTCAACAGCCAAAAGATTCGAACATGCAATAAACAGAAATGGGTAGGTGAGCTTATTGGGTTTCAAACCCAGAAATTTCATTCGATAATAGAGTTCAAGGGCAAGAGAAGACTTATTCCAAGTTTTCGCGAGACCACGAATCATGACATTGAAAGAGTACTCGGTGGGCTCGacaattttggagaagaaatcCAAGGAATAGGCGAAATCTTTGAGGTCGACGATCTTGTAGAGAAACGAATTGGGTTTGTGAATTGAGTTTGTGAGCATCTGGGTGTGGATTTGTTTCAATTGCTTGATGCTTACACATTGTTGCAAGAAGGAATTGAGCTTTTCGGAAAGAGCTTGACGATTGGGACTTGGTTTTGAATTTGTTTTGTTGAAATTGAAATAGCGGGAAATGAGATGTGGAGAAGCTTTTATTCTCAGCATTCCTCACCAATGTTTGATTGAGAGGGAAAATGGAATTATATAA
This DNA window, taken from Benincasa hispida cultivar B227 chromosome 6, ASM972705v1, whole genome shotgun sequence, encodes the following:
- the LOC120079468 gene encoding pentatricopeptide repeat-containing protein At2g34400: MLRIKASPHLISRYFNFNKTNSKPSPNRQALSEKLNSFLQQCVSIKQLKQIHTQMLTNSIHKPNSFLYKIVDLKDFAYSLDFFSKIVEPTEYSFNVMIRGLAKTWNKSSLALELYYRMKFLGLKPNKLTYPFLFIACSNLLAVENGRVGHCSVIKRGLDEDGHVSHSLITMYARCGQVGDARKVFDEIPEKDLVSWSSMISGYSKMRHAGEAVGLFREMMEAGFQPNEMALVSVLGACGELGDLKLGTWVEEFVVENKMVLNSFMGSALIHMYGKCGDLVSARRIFDSMKKKDKVTWNAMITGYAQNGMSDEAIKLFQDMRMSSTAPDQITLIGILSACASIGALDLGKQVEIYASERGLRDDIYVATALVDMYAKCGSLDNAFRVFYGMPRKNEVSWNAMISALAFHGQAQEALALFKSMINEGGAASPNDITFVGVLSACVHAGLVDEGRRLFHMMSSSFGLVPKIEHYSCMVDLLSRAGHLEEAWDFVKKMPEKPDEVILGALLGACQKRKNIDISERVMKLLLELEPSNSGNYVISSRLYANLRRWDDSARMRMLMKQKGVSKTPGCSWIDINSQLHEFHAGDVLHQEWIEIRQILDLLIDDLRREGYIPNISLL